The Marinobacter szutsaonensis sequence ACAGGGGCTTTGCCCCGAACTGCATGGTGATATTGGCGGTGGAAATCAAGAAAAAACCTGTCGATGTGGGGCCGGCAGGGCGCCGGCGAAGAGAAAGCCGGCATTGTACAGGTTTGCCGCGAGGACTGTGAGGCCGCAGAAACACGGATAAAAAGCGCTTGCCTCCGGCAGGCTGTGCGGGCAGCATTCCCGTTCTGACGTACCCATTAATCCTGACACAGGAAACTGATCATGGCACAAGCAACCGCACGCCACATTCTGGTGGACAGTGAAGCAAAATGTGAAGAACTGAAGAAGGCCATCGAAGGCGGCCAGGATTTTGCCGAAGTGGCAAAGCAGCACTCCTCCTGCCCCTCTGGGCGCAACGGCGGCGACCTGGGTTCTTTCGGCCCAGGCCAGATGGTGCCGGAGTTTGACAAGGCGGTATTCAACAGCGAACTGAACACCGTGATCGGTCCGATCAAGACCCAGTTCGGCTACCACCTGCTGGAAGTCACCAGCCGCAGCTGATGGGTTCTGGTGCCACCCCCGAACGGCTCCGCAAAGGCCAGCGACTGCAAATGCTGGCCTTTGTAGGTGCTGCCGGGGTGGCACCGCTGCTGTTTATCGGCGGCCCGGACTGGGCATCAGGTCCTTTTTACCGGTCCGCGTGGAACCTCGGCCATATCGGCCTCTTTGCCCTTCTGATCCTCGCGTTTAAACCCTGGCAATGGCTCGCAGGCTGGCGACTCTGGCTGACCGCTACCGCTGCAGTCCTGCTGCTGGGCATCCTGATCGAATTGTTGCAGTCCGGAACGGATCGGCAGGCCGACGGGCACGATATTCTGAGGAATCTGCTGGGGGTCTGGCTTGTACTCGCCTGGCGGCCGGTCGTTTCCCGCAGCACCCGCGCGGATGCGCGTTCCTGGGTCCTCCCCACAGTCACCGCCCTGTTACTTCTGTTCGAACTTGGCACCACCGGCGCAGTCGCCGCCCGGCAATGGCAGGTCCACCACCAGCTTCCTCTACTCTATGATTTCCGGCAAAAAGATCCCTCCCCATTCTGGAGCGGCAATGCGTTTCCCTCCGATGAACACACCGCAAACCAACCCCAAAGCCTGAAGATTGAACTGGGCACGGAAACCTACTCCGGCATATCCCTGAATAACCTGCCCGCCGACTGGCGTGGCTACGAGCAGCTGACCGTCACGATGTTCAATCCCCGGCGGGAACCGCTAACGCTTACACTCAGGATCAACGATGTGGCCCATGACCGCGGCGACAATGCCTACGGCGATCGTTTCAACACGCGACTGGTCCTGGATCCCGGCGCCAATACTTTCGCCATCAACCTCGATGACGTCAGAAATGCGCCGGCGAGCCGGCACATGGATATGGCCAACGTACGGAGACTGGGGCTTTTCGCCGTGCGCCTGCCGGCGCCCCGAACCGTTTATCTGTCGGATCTGAGACTGAACTAACCAAGGGTCCAGGGGTTGCGGGTGATCGGCTCCGCGCCGTCGTCCGTGACCAGGATGGTCTCGCTACAGCCTATGCCCCACTGGTTGGGAATGCGCAGGCAA is a genomic window containing:
- a CDS encoding succinyl-CoA synthetase subunit beta — protein: MGSGATPERLRKGQRLQMLAFVGAAGVAPLLFIGGPDWASGPFYRSAWNLGHIGLFALLILAFKPWQWLAGWRLWLTATAAVLLLGILIELLQSGTDRQADGHDILRNLLGVWLVLAWRPVVSRSTRADARSWVLPTVTALLLLFELGTTGAVAARQWQVHHQLPLLYDFRQKDPSPFWSGNAFPSDEHTANQPQSLKIELGTETYSGISLNNLPADWRGYEQLTVTMFNPRREPLTLTLRINDVAHDRGDNAYGDRFNTRLVLDPGANTFAINLDDVRNAPASRHMDMANVRRLGLFAVRLPAPRTVYLSDLRLN
- a CDS encoding peptidylprolyl isomerase, which encodes MAQATARHILVDSEAKCEELKKAIEGGQDFAEVAKQHSSCPSGRNGGDLGSFGPGQMVPEFDKAVFNSELNTVIGPIKTQFGYHLLEVTSRS